tctctctttcttccattATCCTCTGTTGCTCCATCTCATGCCTCACCAAACTCTCTAACTGAAAGCCTTCTGGCCTCGTGCATGGTTTTGGTTCAGGCTTCGGTGGTATCtgaagagagagaaaatgttAAGGCTAGCAGAATATGAGATGGTCAGCAACCAGGACATGTAATATTCGGTATGTTACTTTGCACGTACCACTGGATAGTCAGTTGTGTAGGGATAAGGATTAGCCTTCGGAATCCTGGCTTTCTCTTCCTGTAATTGCTTTTGCAGCAGTTGTGCAGCTAGCTGCCTCTCTTTCTCATGCCCTCTTTCCTGTAACATGGATAACAAAGTTATTTGCCTGCAACAGATAGGTAAATGCAATGTGTTGGGAAAACAAATAACTTTCATACTGCTTACATCTGTATGTAAATTGAAGGGGTTTGGTATTGTCAATCTGGGCACATCTTTCTTGCTATGATATGAAGATTCTGAGCAAAGAGAGAGCTACAAAATAGAAAAGGACTTAGAAGAAAGgtttctggaaaaaaaataatgagctTACTAGCATGACTTAGAACCCTCACCTTATCAAATAGATCCACAACTGCAGGAGGACCCAAGCGATCATCGGTAGAGAAATGGAATTCCTTGGGGGCTGTTGGTTGAGCCTTTAGATGTGGAAACACACCAATATCACCCTTGCTCTCGAGAATCTGCAAGAAATGATGTTCAGACTGGATGTTTTGAAGCACAATGCAATCAATGTATCAAATGTACAAGCTTCAAGAAGATAAGGAGACCTTTTTGTTCAGTGGCTTTGCCTTGAACTTGGGAGCCTTTTCTAATTCTTCTAGTTCCAATTCCTGAGAACTTTTCACCCTGCAGAAAGATGATGTTAGAGTAATCGAAAATAATCAATAACATAAAATGGCTTGTTTTCTGAATGATGCAAGTGGCAAAGGGAAACCTTGGTGGTCTAGCTCGTAATGCTGTCTCAAGTTGGGGTGGTTTTGGCGCTGTCAAGGTCAGTGGCTTACTGCTCTGACTCTGCAAGATTTGATTAAACTTTCAGTAATGCCaagaattttaatttttaggaGACTAATAAGAAGAAGAATTTACATACTGATATTAGCAACCAGGTTAAGTGAAGGGAGCTTACCCTGATAGTCCCCACGGAAGAAGCTTCGGAACAGGTGTCTGCATGTCGTGTAGCTCTCTCCATCGTTTTAAGATGAAACTCCTGTAGGTGTTGGAAAGGAATAACTGAATCAGCCAAACAAAGCTGTGGAGCTCATAAATTTCTGAATCAGCCAAACAAGACGTACATTAAATTCAGGAAGCTGTGGAGCTTTCCTTGGAAGAGGAGGAAATGAAGGGGCCTCCGCAATCTGAAAGGAGAAGCAAACAAATAGTTAGTCTTCAGATCCTGGATTGAGTAGTTAGTATAATCAAAACCAAAGCAAACAAATTTCTCACTTTTTTGTTAAACGGCCGTGCTCTGAACTTCGGAATTTTGGCTAGCATCTCCTCCTCTAGCTCAGCAGAGCTTTTCACTCTGACAGCACGGACCCTGTGGGAGGTCTGGAACTCAGGTTCCTTTGGCCTTGTTAGCATCAGCTTTGTTCTTCTTTGTAATGCGGTTGCTGCATCCTCCTGCATTGTGCACAAATTGCAATATGTCAAAATTCTTAGTACCAATAATGATTTCGTCGTCAACGGTTCAGATGTAATAACTGTGCAATATTTGATATGCAGATATCAGTATCACAAAAAGGACATCGGTCTTTGTATGGAACCAAATACCCACAACAAGACTGAGAAGACATGTATATTAATAAAATTGGAGAAATGcacacaatttaaaattaataataaagGGCACATGAGTGCTAACATGAGAAAGCGATCTGTTGTGAGGGATGGCCAACTCTCTAGTCCCAGACTCGAACTTCTTTACCATCTCTGCTGCCGATATATAGTGAGTCACTTCCTGCACATGGCAGAAACAAAAGTTGCTAAGTGCCAAGCTCACAATAACAAAATCACATTATACTTGCATTCTCACAAGAAACATTACAATTAAGTCTATCATTTAAGAGTCAGAAGAGCAACTTGGGAGCTACCTTGAGAGAGTGTGAATCGTCACGGTGCTTCCTCATGGCCGACAGGCTCATCTCGGTGCTTCCTGCTAGaccacctcctctccccttgTGAGGCAGGGTCCTTGTCTTCACGTTCAGTATCTAACCACGACGGCAAACACAATGTTTCTCAGAAATCTCGCGCAACGCAAACACATGTATTTGAAGTGCCATCTTTAATCTCATCCCAGTATTACCTGTCTTGTCCTCCCATCATCAAGCTTCTGTCTCTTGACAGCTTGATTTTCTTGTGCGATTTCATTCGCAGCAGTAGCGGCCTTCCCAGCCAGCAACTCACGAGGGCATCTGAAAAACCAACAATTCAGACATTAGTAAGAAAATAATCTccagattaatatatttttttatgagtgAGCATGACTCTTACTTGATCACACTCCTCTTGACGCTCATCGACTGCTTCAAAGCAGATGGATGTGCCCTTGAGCCAGTCAAGGGTGCAAGACCTCTGGAGGAGTTCGTTGCctgcaccttcggagtgaaggctTCTGTCTTCACTGTCAGCTTGGGACAGGTAGGCACCGTAGTGACAGCTTTGACGGGTGGAGGCCTCTGAATCTTCGGTGTGCTAGAAGCAACATCTGCTGCTAAAGCCATGCAACATTGATATCAAAATCCAGGGATCAGAGTTCTTCCCCACTGCCATTgctcatatataactagcaacTTACATTTTGCATTGGAAGGGACAAACTCGAAGGATTTTGGCGATTCCTTCTCATCCTCCTCTGCTGGTGGCGACTCCAACATTGCATCACTGCCCAAAACAACCAATTAGTCATTCACATGCCAAAACCAGCAAGAAACGGAATGAACCAACAAATTGAGGTCTTGAAATGCACCTTTCTTGGTGCTTATGATCGCCGTCAGTGACACAATTTTCACTGGGATTTGCTTCATGGACCTGAAGAATTCAGGATGTGAGCTGCTAGAAACCCAACACTAGTACTTACTGAAACTGAGAACATAGAAAACATGAAAACATCAAGAAATCACGTACAAGTTTGATGGAGCCGTCCTTATTCTGTTGCACATTCCTGAACATCCAAAAGTGAAGATGAAAAACACACGAGAAATCGATTAACTTCATCAGATCACAACGAATCATCATAAACAATTTCTTTAGTTCTCCAACTCTTACCCATCAGAATTCTGCGAGGGATTGGCGGCGCTTCCTGCTGCCTCCTCCACTGCTACCTCCTATCATGACGAACGCAGAGGCCAACGGACAATAAGAAGGGGGGAGATTTACAGAAATTAGGGCAAAATTGGGGGGTTATTCCCGCAGCTTTCTGCTTCGTACCTTCGGAATCGGCTCCGCGTCGGTGAAGTCGCAGAGGCTCTCGATCTTGACCTCCGCCCTCGACTCCTTGATCCTCGGAGCGAACGCTGCAAGCAGGTAAAAGAAGAAGAGCCCTAATCAGCGCAAAAAAAGCAAAACACGGGAGAGGGGGGGATGATCGAGGCGGCGGGGTGGGGATTGGGGAGCGTACGGGAAGGGGCGTGGCTGGCGGAGGCCTCGAACCAGCGCTCGGCGGCGCGGATTTCCTCCTCCGTCTCGTCGCAGACGAAGTCGAAGAACTTGGGCGCGCAGAACTCGTAGCCCTCGTCCACCAGtaactgcggcggcggcgccgccgcctccgggttCGCGTCCGTCGCCATCGGTGCTTGGCTGGATAGCGGGCGAGGCttagggtttctctctctctctctctctctctctctctcaagtgCGTGGTGATGGCGTCgagcggaagaggaggagaagaaggtggtggtggttggaTCGGGGGAAGAGGAGACGAACGTTGGGGGGATAGAGGGGGAGGAGGCTCTAACGGTCGGGAGAGTTTTAAACGGTTTAACAAAGGGAGGTGTGCGGCGCTTGTGTGTGAACGGGTCGGCGGCTCGGAGCCGGCGCGGGGTCGCAACGGCTATTTTTGTGGGGTGTGACTGACATGCT
The window above is part of the Oryza sativa Japonica Group chromosome 7, ASM3414082v1 genome. Proteins encoded here:
- the LOC9271299 gene encoding protein TPX2 isoform X1, which codes for MATDANPEAAAPPPQLLVDEGYEFCAPKFFDFVCDETEEEIRAAERWFEASASHAPSPFAPRIKESRAEVKIESLCDFTDAEPIPKEVAVEEAAGSAANPSQNSDGNVQQNKDGSIKLVHEANPSENCVTDGDHKHQESDAMLESPPAEEDEKESPKSFEFVPSNAKSADVASSTPKIQRPPPVKAVTTVPTCPKLTVKTEAFTPKVQATNSSRGLAPLTGSRAHPSALKQSMSVKRSVIKCPRELLAGKAATAANEIAQENQAVKRQKLDDGRTRQILNVKTRTLPHKGRGGGLAGSTEMSLSAMRKHRDDSHSLKEVTHYISAAEMVKKFESGTRELAIPHNRSLSHEDAATALQRRTKLMLTRPKEPEFQTSHRVRAVRVKSSAELEEEMLAKIPKFRARPFNKKIAEAPSFPPLPRKAPQLPEFNEFHLKTMERATRHADTCSEASSVGTIRSQSSKPLTLTAPKPPQLETALRARPPRVKSSQELELEELEKAPKFKAKPLNKKILESKGDIGVFPHLKAQPTAPKEFHFSTDDRLGPPAVVDLFDKLSLCSESSYHSKKDVPRLTIPNPFNLHTDERGHEKERQLAAQLLQKQLQEEKARIPKANPYPYTTDYPVIPPKPEPKPCTRPEGFQLESLVRHEMEQQRIMEERERMEREEAQRRVVKAHPIMKEDPIPLPEKERKPLTEVQPLKLHVDERAVQRSEFDNMVKEKEITYKRLREENEFAQKIEEEKALKQLRRTLVPQARPLPKFDRPFRPQRSTKQVTRPKSPQLQVDQRGARRHAFIR
- the LOC9271299 gene encoding protein TPX2 isoform X2, with the translated sequence MATDANPEAAAPPPQLLVDEGYEFCAPKFFDFVCDETEEEIRAAERWFEASASHAPSPFAPRIKESRAEVKIESLCDFTDAEPIPKEVAVEEAAGSAANPSQNSDGNVQQNKDGSIKLVHEANPSENCVTDGDHKHQESDAMLESPPAEEDEKESPKSFEFVPSNAKSDVASSTPKIQRPPPVKAVTTVPTCPKLTVKTEAFTPKVQATNSSRGLAPLTGSRAHPSALKQSMSVKRSVIKCPRELLAGKAATAANEIAQENQAVKRQKLDDGRTRQILNVKTRTLPHKGRGGGLAGSTEMSLSAMRKHRDDSHSLKEVTHYISAAEMVKKFESGTRELAIPHNRSLSHEDAATALQRRTKLMLTRPKEPEFQTSHRVRAVRVKSSAELEEEMLAKIPKFRARPFNKKIAEAPSFPPLPRKAPQLPEFNEFHLKTMERATRHADTCSEASSVGTIRSQSSKPLTLTAPKPPQLETALRARPPRVKSSQELELEELEKAPKFKAKPLNKKILESKGDIGVFPHLKAQPTAPKEFHFSTDDRLGPPAVVDLFDKLSLCSESSYHSKKDVPRLTIPNPFNLHTDERGHEKERQLAAQLLQKQLQEEKARIPKANPYPYTTDYPVIPPKPEPKPCTRPEGFQLESLVRHEMEQQRIMEERERMEREEAQRRVVKAHPIMKEDPIPLPEKERKPLTEVQPLKLHVDERAVQRSEFDNMVKEKEITYKRLREENEFAQKIEEEKALKQLRRTLVPQARPLPKFDRPFRPQRSTKQVTRPKSPQLQVDQRGARRHAFIR